The DNA segment ACTTTACTCTACACATTTACTTATGTATCTACCGCTGCCTCTAGTCACCTTTCACAATTACATGCTAATAACCAAAGCCACCGGACTGGCATAGCTTGACATGTGTGGTATTTTATCTTCACCAATCAAgtatgtcaaaaaaagaaaaagaaaaagagagaaaaacacagaattTTACCATTCTCTTTGAAGTTTTGCACTTCTAGGTCCATTTTCTGAGCTTAGAACTTGGTGAATACACATAGTTTATTCTATGAATAAAACACTGAAAAAGTTGTGGTTTAGAATGTAACATTTATATTCAGTGACATGAATTGTAATAAACACTGAAGATGTCTTTAAAAAAATCTTGctttaataatcatattgatatatgtgaAATGCTGAAGATAAACAATAATTATGCActtccaatattatcatcatatttcctgTGGTTGAATCaaattatgaaaatatgtgtGACATCATAATTTCTTCAGAATGGCCTGTTAGCAAGGTCTCTCATGTAGGATCTcatctatttcatttatatagATTCATTCTTAATGATCTTAGAGGAATTTCCTAATAATTCACATTATGGCATTTAGTAAGCAACTTTTTCTATTGATAAGATCACTTTAGAATAGACTGTCTTTTCTAAAAAGAACATCTACATCGAGTCTTTACAAAAGTGTTCTTATCACTGAGAGAACAAAGCTGAAGGTGTTTCAGTGATGAGAATAAGAACTTAAACTCAACTTAGAATAAAGATTAAAGGAGACAATGCCCAGCAAAGGGCTCGTCAAAATGTGAATGAGCCTGTCCCTCGAGATACAGCTACAACTTCGTGTGTCGGATGTTGTCAGTCCACAGATTCTGGATGGTCATGGATTCAAGGCTGTTTAGGAAGGAATCATTGTCCAGGCTGATTAGATCCTCTGGGCTCCCCTGTGGAAGGAATAAAAACAGTCGTTAGATTTGGCATCGTTTTTCGCTGCAATAAGAGAGAAAGTTTGGTATAGAGGCTAATGAGCTATGCCATTTTGTAAGAGAAAGGACCACTAGTTAGCCACTGAGCTTTAGTTGGAAAGCTGCAAGAAGCCCTCTGCAGTTAATTGGGGTATAATTCATGTGATTTGTTAACCATAATCTGTCACTATGACTTATAAAACTTACAGAAGCGTAGTTGAATACTAAAATTTAGGTAAGTCAAAAGTTTTGTAAATCACAACATCCCAGGGAAAAAAAGCCAATATACTTAGTACAAACAAAATCAATTCTAGGATTCCTTCTGGATGTATATACTTAGTAACATTAACTGCAACTTTCACTTTACAGTATAATATAACCAGAATCTAATGCTATTCGACCACATGTGCAATAATTACCAAGTGAAAATACATTACTATGCATCAACCTTGTAACTTACACgtgttttttacttctctttgacTCCACCTAACTGTTGAATACATTGAGAAGCTTGTGCATTTTCAAATGAACTAAATGTACATCTGAATGCATTACtcacattattacaataatgatgtctGATGTTTAGATGTAATAGAACATATATTCACTCACTGTAACCATAAAAGCATAGGATATTAGCAACTTTCCCGTAACTGAAAGGATGGATGTCTcgagatattatcatcatcacaaattTATCCAAAAGTTTCATCGGTAATTTTTCATATTTCACATCCCAATCCCTACTGGGCTTCATTTCTTACTGAAATGATTCACCTGTTCcttaaatgaaaaaaggaaggaaatgcagAGAATGAATTGTAATACCTCAATCAAACTCTAATTTGATACAACTGATAGGGACCAATTATGGGGAAGTAATTCTGTATTTACTTTTCAAACCACTGATCCACTATTTACATTTCACTATATGTTTGacttcagaaaagaaaaacatcactATTACTTATTTCTTACTCAAGATGGTTGCAATAGAGGGTTGCTAATCAGTATTACAAAGGTTCAAGCTCGACAATTTTTTGGTATATCTGAAATACTTTTGTAAATTCATGTTGCCAAACTATAAGAATATACTACACAAATCCTCTGTatgttatccaattattttaCTGTTAAATTTATGATTGTCTCTTGACATGTACAGGTATAGGAAAATACTTTAATCTAATctgaaaattagaaaataaattaataatgcaTTCTTAATTTCATGTGACTTTTAGCAGTTCAAAActtcattgttatttattgaaCACTCAACTGATGTACTTCATTTACATAATAATTGTAAGGCAAATTTTATCATAGTGTTAATTTTGTTTTAATATCCCATCTGACATCCTCAATCttctattcactcattcactcactcacttgcacacacaatatataaaaacattaattaaactcacacacatatgtatatatatacacaaatattatatatattacataatatatatatatatatatatatatatatatatatatatatatatatatatatatatatatatatatatatatatatatatatatatatatatatatatatatatatatatatatatatatatatatatatatatatatatatatatatagtggaatgtatatatatatatatatatatatatatatatatatatatatctatatatatatatatatatatatatatatatatatatgtatgtatgtatgtatgtaagtatgtatataagtatgtatgtatgtatgtatatatgtatatatatgcatatatatacatatatatgtgtatatatatatatatatatatatatatatatatatatatatatatatatatatatatatatatatatatatatatatttatatgtatgtgtgtgtgtgtgtgtgtgtgtgtgtgtgtgtgtgtgtgtgtgtgtgtgtgcgcaaacacacacacacacgcacacacatatatacatatatatatatatcagacatgcAGATTAAAATGACAGAAATTGGAATAATGTACACCGACGAAAATCAAAAGTAACATTAACTGTAACTGAAAAGGTACAAACACAACAACATATTCATCGTGATGTTTATGACTATGCTGCTGCTTACAATTACTTTCAATTAATTTGAACGTATGGGATCATAAATCCATTTCATTTGCCAGCTGGGTCATGAgagccaaacaaaaaaaaaaaaaaaaaaaaaaaaaaaaaaaatcaggctgTAACATATGGAGAAAATAATTGCATTCTGAAACAAAAGTTTTGGAATCTGCGGGTGTCATTTCTCTAAAGCATTCTACCATAgcgcctgtctgcctctctgtagATTAGTCTAGCCATTTTATTACTGATGGGGCTACGACGCTATTCGCAATGGCTCTGTCATTACTGCAGCTACATGTTTGCCTGAGAAATGCTTTAGTTTGTGTGATGTTGTGATCAGTCAGAGAGAAATCCAATTACAAGAGCAAATGCTTATAATGTAAATTTCAAAAATTGAAATATCATATGCATGGAAGTCTTTCGTTTAGTCTAATTTCAGGTTTGTTGGTTTTGAATTATCGTAATGAGCATGAGGATATTATTATGAGCAAAAtgtcaacgtgtgtgtgtgtgtgtgtgtgtgtgtgtgtgtgtgtgtgtgtgtgtgtgtgtgtgtgtgtgtgtgtgtgtgtgtgtgtgtgtgtgtgtgtgtgtgtgtgtgtgtgtgtgtgtgtgtgtgtgtgtgtgtgtgtgtacatatgtatacatgttcatGTGCTCTTGTGTCACTATTTGTAGttcggtatgtttttttttaattatgtttgtgtgtgtatttgtttattttcatttgtgcgtgcgtgtatctaaGCAAGAATTCTCAGGCAGACACGTGGGTCGAGGCACAAGCCCTTCCCACTCACGCTTCGAGATGAACTGTCCAACGTTTGGCAAATTGATTGGTCTAATCTTGGGCATGGACGGCAGCGAGTTCCTCAGCTTGCTCGCTGCCCCCTCAGACACGGTCGGCTTCAGGTTCTTCAGCATAATGAGAACCTGAGGCGCCTGCTGAGCTTCCGAGGGCCTGGAGGACTCATTCTTCggggcgaggcggaggaggaggaaagaccaagaggggcgtgggcgtgagaaACAGAGTTAGAAGAGAGGTTTGTTTGTGGTGGAGGAGGCAGGGTGGACGGTGTGTATTATGATGCAGATTTTGTTtattgagtatgtatgtatgtatgtatatctgtgtgtgtgtgtgtgtgtgtgtgtgtgtgtgtgtgtgtgtgtgtgtgtgtgtgtgtgtgtgtgtgtgtgtgtgtgtgtgtgtgtgtgtgtgtgtgtgtgtgtaacaaatgATGCTGGCAATTAGTATAAAAGCACGTGCAGAGTAAACCTCATGCAAGAGAAATGATGTAATAAAAGTGAGgcagaagcaagagaaaaaaggtgTTTCTCAGGGACTGTCGTGGATCAAAGATATCGATGACGATTTTGTAAAGACCTTTAATGTAAAGAACAAATTTATACGTATGATCCTTCGGTTTATCCATCCTCCACATGTCATCTTTAGACGAAAGGTCTATTTACACAATTTTactggtgatgatgttaattttGAATACATTGCTTAAAGAATGtttttttgtgggggagggggataaaaaaaGTGATGACGTTATAAAATTTGTGGTTTAATTTAtagattttattaatattttatttatagacAAGACGCTTTATGACTTTATGAGGGATGCCACGTTTAAAGAGAATATATGCCATGCAACATAATTGTGTTTAGCAGCTGCcgtagataaaaaataatgtaaacatatgtaaaagGACATTCAGAGTGCAACTATTTACCCTGCATACAAAtgcagtctaaaaaaaaaaaaattaacaatataGATTATTCATTACAAGCTGAAAACATTAATGCTATTAGATAAATACTATTCTACACTGTATTTCCATCACCAACATTTTGTTTTAAATCATTCCTTTATAATTAAATATCCACCGCTCTATCGAACTTATAAGCATTATACCCTTTCCCCCCTGCCAACATATCCATGAATATCATCAACATCCCACTTCAACATgcacagaaaagggaaaacagaaaatCGACTCACCTTTGGCGTGTCAATCTGCGAGTTGACATACGACACCCGTACTTGGTCGTCGATGTAGCCCCCGGAGTCGCTGCCCGCGTAGCCCCTATCGGAGTTGAGGGCCTTGGGGCGGTTCAGAGTTCGTCGCTGGTACAGGACGAAACCTCCGACGCCTGGGGGAATTTAATTGATTTAGTTTTGATTCCGTTTGTTacaatggatgttttttttttgctgtggcatgctgtctgttttatttttgcccggatctccccctgtgtgcaaggaatggccggggttactaccattcactggccgggcgtgggattgaacgctggtccgcaagattgctagaccagcacgttaccgCTGCGCCAGGAGAGGGGGAAGTTGGTGGGCgtctgggagggggtgggaagatgtGGATGTTTTGGGcttgtgtggaggtgtgtgttgggggtggggagtgtggggggggagtgagtgtgtgtttatttgtgtgtgtgtttgtttgtgtgtgtgtgtgtgtgtgtgtgcgtgtgtgtgtgtgtgtgtgtgtgtgtgtgtgtgtctgtgtctgtgtgtgtgtgtctgtgtgtgtgtgtgtgtgtgtgtgtgtgtgtgtgtgtgtgtgtgtgtgtgtgtgtgagtgtgtgtgtgtgtgtgtgtgtgtgtgtgtgtttaagcgaaTAAATCCTGTAGCGACATTTCGTGTTCTGAGTAAAGTTAATTGTGTAACTGATGTGGTcacgtcagtaaaaaaaaaatgtccagtTCTTTCAGACAAAAACAATTCATTTCAGAAACTCGTTCAGAGGAGCAGAAAGACAATGGCAGAACGGAGCGAATCCACAGCTTACCGACGAGAATGACTAGAGACACGAGAACGCCGAACACGATGGCGATGATGCATCCGACGGTGAGGGTCGTGGGAGCTGCGGCGCTCACCTGCTCCTGCTGGGGCGGCAGGACCCGAGGCGTGCCTGCTTCCACCTCCAGCATGTGGTCACTCGCGGCCAGGTCGCTGGAGTCACCTGCCACCTCACCGCTGTCGAGATATTGCGAGTCGTAGAAAAGGGGTCCTCGAAATATTGCAACTCAGTGGGCTTTGATTTTACCTTTTCTCTCAACAATGAATTCTACAAGGAAACTGCAAGTTGTATACTGTTAACTACCCCATTTATATCTATCAAAGGAACGCCGTGATTTTTACACTGTTAGTTACCATGGGAATTTACATATTATTTACTCATATCTTGTAGAATCGACATGTTGGAAAACAACCGATTTTGACTCAATATGAAAACTGACTGTAGAAATCCTGACATCCTGACTATGACCAAATACTCACGCGTGATCGCTGGGCTGGCCAGCGCCGGCATCCTCGCCCTTGTCCAGAGGCTGCTCCTTGGAGGGCAAGTCCTCGTGCGTCACGTCGATGTCAGGCAGGTCAGCCGCATCCAGAGGGTCAGTGTAGGAGTCGGGGTAGTCCTCGGCGAGCGCAGGGGCAACACTCGAACTCGGAAGGACGTCGTCGACTACGctcacttcctcctccgtctcgtgCACTGCGGGAGGCTCCTCGACCTTATCGATGACGGAGGTGACGTTCTCCTCAGGCTCTGCGGCGTCGAGGGGCGGGGTGACCGACTCTATTTCCTCGCTGTTGGCGGGAGGAACCTGGTCTTCCTCGACGGTGGCCTCGACTGGCACATTCTGCGGTGGCACCTCAGGAGTCGGCGAGGTCATGCTCATGCTCTCGAGGCCGCTGTTGACTACTCTGTGCTCGCTCTCCTCCTCGGCGGCGTCCTCGGGAACAGCGGGGTCTTCAGGGTGGGTGACGCGAGCGGGGTCGCTATAGTCATCCTCGATGTAGATGCGGGATTTGCGAGGAGTCTCTGCCGGCGTGATCTCCACCCCACTGTCGCCCTCGGTGTCCGTGTGCATCTCCACCGGGATGGGGACCTCTTCGGAGGACAACTCGGAGCTATCCAGGGACGACGGCGCATCGTTGACGAAGGCCACGCCGCCCTGGTCACTCTGGCCTTCGGCTGGAGAGGGAGAACCGGCGTGGTCCCCTTCGGCCGCGACTAGGATCGGctgcgtctcctcctcctccgaggcttccaggTCGAGGGGCAAGATTTCGCCTTCGGTCTTCTCCTCAGTTCCTGCGGTTTCCTCGgcgcttcttttttcttcctccgaaatctccacttccttcttaaCCCTGGGGTCCATGATGTCTGTGGAGTTGGGTTCTTCATGGCTAGCTTCCTGTTCCGAAGCGTCTGCCAGAACTTCCTCCTGGTCCCCTTCATGACTCGCAGCGTCTCGCGCTGCTGCAgccatctcctcctccgcctctccctctgccgCAGCGTGGTCTTGCGGGACGTCCTCCTGGGcttcgctctcttctccctcctctgggGCGGCCACCTCCGCTACGTCTTCCTCCGCGGTGTGTCTTTCCGAGACGATCTCCTTTTccgtttcgtcttcttcctctttatcctcctctgcGGTGTGTCTTTCCGAGACAATCtccttttccgtcttttcttcctctttgtcctcctccgcGGTGTGTCTTTCCGAGACAATCtccttttccgtcttttcttcctctttgttctcctCCGCGGTGTGTCTTTCCGAGACAATCTCCTTTTccgtcttgttctcttcctctttgctctcctccGCGACGGGCTCGGCTAGAACGACAGTCTCTCGCGTCTCGTCGGCTTGCATCATCTCGACAGGGTGTACATGCGCCTCTACCTCTGGCTCCTTCTCCACGGCCTGTTCTTCTGACACGCTTTCCACTGTGACACTCTCTGCCTGGACATTCTCGTTTGTCATTTCCTCTCCTGACGCGACCTCACTCGTTGTATTCGCTTCTGAAGAGCTTCCAGTTGCTTTGCTTTCTCCAAGGTCACTGTCTTCAGGTACGGAGTCTTCTGGTTTGCTCTCTATCGCTACGTTTTCTACGGGCGCTTGTTCTTCCACTGTACTCTCCTCGGGGGCATTTTCTTCGGCAACACTTTGTTCTGACTTTTCCTCCTGAATCGCACTCTCCCCACTCACATGGTCTTCCACTGCACTTTCATTCGCCACGTGTTCTTGGAGTTCAGCGCCGTGTGTTGCACTTTtctcttcttggtcttcttctgtGTGTTCCTGCCCGGCCGACGCGTCCTCCGCCAGGCTGGTCTCCTCGGCCGCGGTGTCTTCGGGAACGACGCCCCGCGCGATGTCCTGCGGGTCGTGCTCTCCCGAGGCGCTCTCACTCGAGACCCTCTCCGCTGCCGTGTCCTCCCCGaggcctccttcttcctccttagcCTCGACCTCCACGTCCTCGTCTTCCTGGAGGGCGCCGAGAATCCCTTCGTCCTTCACGGCGTCCTCGGCATGCGGCTCGTCGGAGAGGAATCCTTCGGTCTCGGggacgtcctcctccttctcctccagcccGTGCTCCTCGGGCAGCGTGTGGTGGGCGGGCTGGAGGTCGAGCTGAGCCACGTGGTGCGGAAGGTGGGCGTCGGGGAGGGTCGGGGGGGTCGTCGccgtggggatgggggggtcatCCTCGGGGGGGACGGCGGAGGGGACCTGGGACGAGGCGGTGGCGTCGCTCACCTCCTCACTTACTTCAAACGTGACGTGGCGCACCTCGTGGGTAACCTCGACGTGGTGGGCGGCAtcttgggcggcgtgggcggggaaGTCGCTGGGCAGCGGGGAGCAGGTCACCGCACCCACCACCAGCAGCAACGCCAACACTGCAAGGCAAAGAAGCAGCATGAGGACGTCGCCTTTCCTGAGCGTGAATGTTGCTAAACGAGGCGCCATTATACCTCTTCGCCTCAGGATTTCGCAACACGCGAAATGGACAGCGATGTGCGTTTCGCTGAGCAATAATCGTGCTTTtcaagtgtgtgcgtatgtatgttgtatatacacacatatcaatgtgtatgtgtctatctatctagctatatataaatTTTGCATGTACagaaataatttaataaataaataattatacatataaatatattgattgatagatttagatatatataacttacacacaatgtaaatccacacacacgcacgcacacacacacatatatatatatatacatatgtgtgtgtgtgtgtgtgtgtgtatgtgtgtgcgtatgtgtgcgtgtatgtgtgcttataaatTTTAAGCCAACTTTCCCCATATATCTTTTAACtctcaaaacaagaaaaaaatttcGCATACCTCCATCCACCGCCACATAACCTCACCCATATCTAccatcccataccccctccccctccctccccccaacatacCGCAATTGAAGAGCCCATTCGACCCACATCGCAACCCGGGGCGCGCGAATGGACACGAGGGGCGCCCATGACCGCCCGCGGCCGCCCATCCTCCATCTCGTCGCCTCATTCACGTCCACTTGCCTCACTGTTGGGCTTCTTGCCTCGCCTCTCCTGATTCGTGAGGGGCGGCTGTTCTCTTTGtgttgttattcatttgtttatttatgtattgtttattatttgtgtagttacttatgtttatttatgtattatgtttatttatgtcttccttttctttctttctttctattttctctctcttttctttctttctattttctctctctttctttctttctaatttctctctctctctttctctctctctttctttttctttttttacattaacGCTCCCTGGCCATCTTTTTGTTGCCGGAAAAGGCGGGAGTGAATTCAAAagcgggggtagggtggggggtggtgggtagATTTAGAAAATGGGCGGGATTTCATTTAGAAATAGGCGGATATAGAGAGGATTTTAGATTCAGAAAAGGAGTGTTTTAGAAATATGCAGATTTAGAGAGGGTTTAGGTGTAGAAACGAGGGTTGTATTTAGACGCTGGTGGATTTGGACGGagtttagattaaaaaaaaaaaaaaaaaaaaaaaaaatggtgaatttAGAAAGTGGGATTAGATTTAGAAAAAAGGGGTTGGGTGGATTTAGAAAAGGGGGTGGGCGTGGATttagaaaagggggtgggggtgtggatttagaaaaaaaggttGGGGTTAAATAAACTTAGAAGGTGGGCGATTCACTTcgaagaggcggagggggtggtAAATTTTAGAGAAAgaaggggtattttttttttttttggacaaatTGGGTCAATttaagaaaaaagcgagaaagaagtgtgaatggagaaaatgagaacgaatttagaagaaaaaaaaaacgaaaggaaatataTTTAACGAAGAAATATCGAACACGAAAATTCAGCCAAAGCAAAGAAGATACGGAACCAAATAATGaaggaacaataatgaaaaaaataacgaaggaggaaagaaggaatttaACGAAagaagagggacgaaggaggggggagaatgaacttaacgaaagagggaagaaggaggggagagaaaacgaattaaaagaaagggggaagaagggggggggggagaaaacgaACTTaacggaagaagagggaagagggaggggagagaaaatgaatttaacgaaagaagatagaaaaaggaggggagagaaagcgaacttaacggaagaagagggaaggaagagagaaaacgaatttaacgaaagaagagggaagaaggaggagagataaacaaacttaacgaaagagggaaggaggagagataaccGAATTTAacgaaaggaaaaatggaagaatgaaggggaagaaTAAATTTAGcaacgaagaggggggggggtgatgataataagtgtGCGTACTTGCTCCAAAGGGTGATGCATGCTCGTTAAATGACTCATCGTTTTTTTTTGTAGGTCAATGATCATTAGTTAAAGGGGCTTTTTTTATCTGATTTGGCGAGACGTAGATGGAggtgcgatagatagatagatagataaacagttagacgcacatgcacaaaacacacacgcacggacacaaacacgcacacgcacgcacacatacacacgcacgcgcacacacgcacacacacacacacacacacacgcacgcacacacacacacgcacacaaacacgcacacacacacacacgcacacacacacatgcacacacacacacgcacacacacacacacacacacacgcacacacgcacacagactatAAACAGAATGAGGATGAAAGTTCGATAGTTTGAAATCACACAGGATGTTGTTACAGTGAAGGTTTCGATGAAATTTATCGCTAATGAAGAGAGATTTATCGtgtatgagggagaaagagggagggagggagggagggagggagggagagggagggagggagggagggggagagagaggga comes from the Penaeus vannamei isolate JL-2024 chromosome 8, ASM4276789v1, whole genome shotgun sequence genome and includes:
- the LOC113820760 gene encoding enolase-phosphatase E1 isoform X4 yields the protein MRRSFSYTPRNAHATPILPVLALLLVVGAVTCSPLPSDFPAHAAQDAAHHVEVTHEVRHVTFEVSEEVSDATASSQVPSAVPPEDDPPIPTATTPPTLPDAHLPHHVAQLDLQPAHHTLPEEHGLEEKEEDVPETEGFLSDEPHAEDAVKDEGILGALQEDEDVEVEAKEEEGGLGEDTAAERVSSESASGEHDPQDIARGVVPEDTAAEETSLAEDASAGQEHTEEDQEEKSATHGAELQEHVANESAVEDHVSGESAIQEEKSEQSVAEENAPEESTVEEQAPVENVAIESKPEDSVPEDSDLGESKATGSSSEANTTSEVASGEEMTNENVQAESVTVESVSEEQAVEKEPEVEAHVHPVEMMQADETRETVVLAEPVAEESKEEENKTEKEIVSERHTAEENKEEEKTEKEIVSERHTAEEDKEEEKTEKEIVSERHTAEEDKEEEDETEKEIVSERHTAEEDVAEVAAPEEGEESEAQEDVPQDHAAAEGEAEEEMAAAARDAASHEGDQEEVLADASEQEASHEEPNSTDIMDPRVKKEVEISEEEKRSAEETAGTEEKTEGEILPLDLEASEEEETQPILVAAEGDHAGSPSPAEGQSDQGGVAFVNDAPSSLDSSELSSEEVPIPVEMHTDTEGDSGVEITPAETPRKSRIYIEDDYSDPARVTHPEDPAVPEDAAEEESEHRVVNSGLESMSMTSPTPEVPPQNVPVEATVEEDQVPPANSEEIESVTPPLDAAEPEENVTSVIDKVEEPPAVHETEEEVSVVDDVLPSSSVAPALAEDYPDSYTDPLDAADLPDIDVTHEDLPSKEQPLDKGEDAGAGQPSDHAGEVAGDSSDLAASDHMLEVEAGTPRVLPPQQEQVSAAAPTTLTVGCIIAIVFGVLVSLVILVGVGGFVLYQRRTLNRPKALNSDRGYAGSDSGGYIDDQVRVSYVNSQIDTPKTAFVCRGSPEDLISLDNDSFLNSLESMTIQNLWTDNIRHTKL
- the LOC113820760 gene encoding enolase-phosphatase E1 isoform X6; amino-acid sequence: MLALLLVVGAVTCSPLPSDFPAHAAQDAAHHVEVTHEVRHVTFEVSEEVSDATASSQVPSAVPPEDDPPIPTATTPPTLPDAHLPHHVAQLDLQPAHHTLPEEHGLEEKEEDVPETEGFLSDEPHAEDAVKDEGILGALQEDEDVEVEAKEEEGGLGEDTAAERVSSESASGEHDPQDIARGVVPEDTAAEETSLAEDASAGQEHTEEDQEEKSATHGAELQEHVANESAVEDHVSGESAIQEEKSEQSVAEENAPEESTVEEQAPVENVAIESKPEDSVPEDSDLGESKATGSSSEANTTSEVASGEEMTNENVQAESVTVESVSEEQAVEKEPEVEAHVHPVEMMQADETRETVVLAEPVAEESKEEENKTEKEIVSERHTAEENKEEEKTEKEIVSERHTAEEDKEEEKTEKEIVSERHTAEEDKEEEDETEKEIVSERHTAEEDVAEVAAPEEGEESEAQEDVPQDHAAAEGEAEEEMAAAARDAASHEGDQEEVLADASEQEASHEEPNSTDIMDPRVKKEVEISEEEKRSAEETAGTEEKTEGEILPLDLEASEEEETQPILVAAEGDHAGSPSPAEGQSDQGGVAFVNDAPSSLDSSELSSEEVPIPVEMHTDTEGDSGVEITPAETPRKSRIYIEDDYSDPARVTHPEDPAVPEDAAEEESEHRVVNSGLESMSMTSPTPEVPPQNVPVEATVEEDQVPPANSEEIESVTPPLDAAEPEENVTSVIDKVEEPPAVHETEEEVSVVDDVLPSSSVAPALAEDYPDSYTDPLDAADLPDIDVTHEDLPSKEQPLDKGEDAGAGQPSDHAGEVAGDSSDLAASDHMLEVEAGTPRVLPPQQEQVSAAAPTTLTVGCIIAIVFGVLVSLVILVGVGGFVLYQRRTLNRPKALNSDRGYAGSDSGGYIDDQVRVSYVNSQIDTPKGSPEDLISLDNDSFLNSLESMTIQNLWTDNIRHTKL
- the LOC113820760 gene encoding enolase-phosphatase E1 isoform X5 — its product is MRRSFSYTPRNAHATPILPVLALLLVVGAVTCSPLPSDFPAHAAQDAAHHVEVTHEVRHVTFEVSEEVSDATASSQVPSAVPPEDDPPIPTATTPPTLPDAHLPHHVAQLDLQPAHHTLPEEHGLEEKEEDVPETEGFLSDEPHAEDAVKDEGILGALQEDEDVEVEAKEEEGGLGEDTAAERVSSESASGEHDPQDIARGVVPEDTAAEETSLAEDASAGQEHTEEDQEEKSATHGAELQEHVANESAVEDHVSGESAIQEEKSEQSVAEENAPEESTVEEQAPVENVAIESKPEDSVPEDSDLGESKATGSSSEANTTSEVASGEEMTNENVQAESVTVESVSEEQAVEKEPEVEAHVHPVEMMQADETRETVVLAEPVAEESKEEENKTEKEIVSERHTAEENKEEEKTEKEIVSERHTAEEDKEEEKTEKEIVSERHTAEEDKEEEDETEKEIVSERHTAEEDVAEVAAPEEGEESEAQEDVPQDHAAAEGEAEEEMAAAARDAASHEGDQEEVLADASEQEASHEEPNSTDIMDPRVKKEVEISEEEKRSAEETAGTEEKTEGEILPLDLEASEEEETQPILVAAEGDHAGSPSPAEGQSDQGGVAFVNDAPSSLDSSELSSEEVPIPVEMHTDTEGDSGVEITPAETPRKSRIYIEDDYSDPARVTHPEDPAVPEDAAEEESEHRVVNSGLESMSMTSPTPEVPPQNVPVEATVEEDQVPPANSEEIESVTPPLDAAEPEENVTSVIDKVEEPPAVHETEEEVSVVDDVLPSSSVAPALAEDYPDSYTDPLDAADLPDIDVTHEDLPSKEQPLDKGEDAGAGQPSDHAGEVAGDSSDLAASDHMLEVEAGTPRVLPPQQEQVSAAAPTTLTVGCIIAIVFGVLVSLVILVGVGGFVLYQRRTLNRPKALNSDRGYAGSDSGGYIDDQVRVSYVNSQIDTPKGSPEDLISLDNDSFLNSLESMTIQNLWTDNIRHTKL
- the LOC113820760 gene encoding enolase-phosphatase E1 isoform X1, which codes for MRRSFSYTPRNAHATPILPVLALLLVVGAVTCSPLPSDFPAHAAQDAAHHVEVTHEVRHVTFEVSEEVSDATASSQVPSAVPPEDDPPIPTATTPPTLPDAHLPHHVAQLDLQPAHHTLPEEHGLEEKEEDVPETEGFLSDEPHAEDAVKDEGILGALQEDEDVEVEAKEEEGGLGEDTAAERVSSESASGEHDPQDIARGVVPEDTAAEETSLAEDASAGQEHTEEDQEEKSATHGAELQEHVANESAVEDHVSGESAIQEEKSEQSVAEENAPEESTVEEQAPVENVAIESKPEDSVPEDSDLGESKATGSSSEANTTSEVASGEEMTNENVQAESVTVESVSEEQAVEKEPEVEAHVHPVEMMQADETRETVVLAEPVAEESKEEENKTEKEIVSERHTAEENKEEEKTEKEIVSERHTAEEDKEEEKTEKEIVSERHTAEEDKEEEDETEKEIVSERHTAEEDVAEVAAPEEGEESEAQEDVPQDHAAAEGEAEEEMAAAARDAASHEGDQEEVLADASEQEASHEEPNSTDIMDPRVKKEVEISEEEKRSAEETAGTEEKTEGEILPLDLEASEEEETQPILVAAEGDHAGSPSPAEGQSDQGGVAFVNDAPSSLDSSELSSEEVPIPVEMHTDTEGDSGVEITPAETPRKSRIYIEDDYSDPARVTHPEDPAVPEDAAEEESEHRVVNSGLESMSMTSPTPEVPPQNVPVEATVEEDQVPPANSEEIESVTPPLDAAEPEENVTSVIDKVEEPPAVHETEEEVSVVDDVLPSSSVAPALAEDYPDSYTDPLDAADLPDIDVTHEDLPSKEQPLDKGEDAGAGQPSDHAGEVAGDSSDLAASDHMLEVEAGTPRVLPPQQEQVSAAAPTTLTVGCIIAIVFGVLVSLVILVGVGGFVLYQRRTLNRPKALNSDRGYAGSDSGGYIDDQVRVSYVNSQIDTPKNESSRPSEAQQAPQVLIMLKNLKPTVSEGAASKLRNSLPSMPKIRPINLPNVGQFISKREPRGSNQPGQ